A single window of Colletes latitarsis isolate SP2378_abdomen chromosome 4, iyColLati1, whole genome shotgun sequence DNA harbors:
- the LOC143341217 gene encoding uncharacterized protein LOC143341217 translates to MRLSRAFFFLGCWFLAIAIIAASPRPEEPAFELPVQLVGFPVIIAAVRITNFVKKLAYSLNPATYASRARRDLPLVHDEEILDVGQVEKKLVTELGSNVCIYERICAKYATQTLLKRSRERDLDWNVVFSEYKSSPNPTKENYLLSVFLGDIIGSPRLCHQLAKRGRGCVDATLAD, encoded by the exons ATGCGATTGTCGAGAGCGTTTTTCTTCCTGGGATGTTGGTTCCTGGCTATAGCGATTATAGCCGCATCCCCGAGACCGGAAGAGCCCGCGTTCGAGCTTCCGGTGCAACTAGTTGGCTTTCCAGTGATCATAGCCGCCGTGAGGATCACCAATTTCGTCAAGAAACTCGCGTACTCCCTAAATCCAG CGACGTACGCCAGCCGCGCGAGACGGGACCTGCCTCTGGTGCACGACGAGGAAATCCTAGACGTCGGTCAGGTGGAGAAGAAATTGGTAACGGAGCTGGGCAGTAACGTGTGCATCTACGAGAGAATTTGCGCCAAGTATGCAACCCAGACGCTGCTGAAACGGAGCAGGGAACGCGACCTCGACTGGAACGTCGTTTTCAG CGAGTACAAATCATCGCCGAATCCGACGAAGGAGAATTATTTATTGAGCGTGTTCCTGGGCGACATTATAGGCAGCCCGAGACTCTGTCATCAGCTGGCGAAGAGAGGAAGAGGCTGCGTGGACGCGACGCTCGCGGATTAA
- the LOC143341364 gene encoding uncharacterized protein LOC143341364, translating to MGKTESHAMIFKFILICFLLCFDVRAGDGFEMPPQEIDGARYCDFDGPRKNYNASDLLQCIDVLVADFVERESSAKNTKSQWNGSTGRQISFTDVFANFFNEDQSLLHQSASLPADTTSGYYQSNYPTISGGTFDSSPGFQLNLFDALSSISRHDDYKCVPRILCEMASGKLPGRSLAQQTSSLFEFFGKNALTEWLATVDVAGASPLLNFGRAMILGYSNRGNSLACYRAFPKCPRDSNELVHYLNNYNGGFFRLFNRLQFGKQRRFKGDYARTGTEGRIITGGSVRADRPKEVGNKVHFPSYELFRSDNDIAFPIEKVPNNDPATNSIVNFAQKSETSAWQENDASFFPRDADNERFSRFRFP from the exons ATGGGGA AAACAGAGAGTCACGCGATGATATTCAAATTCATCCTTATTTGCTTCCTCCTTTGCTTTGACGTTCGCGCCGGGGATGGGTTTGAAATGCCACCCCAAGAAATTGATGGCGCTCGTTACTGCGACTTCGATGGTCCTCGAAAGAACTACAACGCGTCCGATTTATTGCA GTGTATCGACGTGCTAGTCGCCGATTTCGTCGAACGAGAAAGCAGCGCGAAGAACACAAAAAGCCAGTGGAACGGGTCAACGGGCAGGCAGATCTCCTTCACGGACGTTTTCGCCAACTTCTTCAACGAAGATCAGTCGCTG CTGCACCAGAGCGCATCCCTTCCGGCGGATACGACGTCCGGCTACTACCAATCGAATTATCCGACGATATCAGGTGGAACGTTCGATTCTTCGCCGGGATTTCAGCTGAATCTCTTCGATGCCCTTTCTTCGATATCCCGCCACGACGACTACAAGTGCGTGCCAAGGATACTCTGCGAAATGGCGAGTGGGAAACTTCCAGGAAGATCGTTGGCCCAACAAACGTCCAGTTTGTTCGAGTTTTTCGGAAAAAACGCTCTGACGGA GTGGCTGGCCACGGTGGACGTTGCCGGAGCCTCTCCGTTGCTCAACTTTGGCAGAGCTATGATACTCGGGTATAGCAACAGAGGAAACTCTCTGGCTTGTTATAGAGCCTTTCCAAAGTGTCCAAGAGACTCCAACGAACTTGTTCATTATCTCAATAATTACAACGGAGGATTCTTTCGACTTTTTAATAGGCTTCAATTTGGAAAACAACGGCGGTTCAAAG GCGATTATGCGAGAACTGGAACGGAGGGAAGAATAATTACTGGTGGCTCGGTACGAGCGGATCGTCCTAAAGAAGTTGGGAATAAAGTTCACTTCCCGAGTTACGAATTATTTAGAAGCGACAACGATATCGCTTTCCCGATTGAAAAAGTCCCGAATAACGATCCAGCGACCAACAGTATCGTGAACTTTGCACAAAAGTCGGAAACGAGTGCCTGGCAGGAGAACGATGCCTCGTTTTTCCCTCGG GATGCGGATAACGAAAGGTTCTCCCgattccgattcccctga